In the genome of Mycobacterium kansasii ATCC 12478, one region contains:
- a CDS encoding glycoside hydrolase — protein sequence MLANGRGRWLAIAVSLVVSAAMIYAQATERPCCVQTPTATSTNTAAVPPSTAPTASPAEVDMLAAGAPVAGQDFQMALPAGVASEQGLQIKTIWAARAISVLFPQISTIYGFRQDPLKWHPNGLAIDVMIPDHGSPAGVELGNQIAGYALANAKRWGVLHVIWRQKLYPGIGAPSWTADYGSETLNHYDHVHIATDGGGYPTGQESYFIGSMRPMPPQ from the coding sequence GTGTTAGCCAACGGGCGAGGCCGCTGGTTGGCAATCGCGGTCTCACTGGTCGTCTCTGCTGCCATGATCTACGCCCAAGCCACCGAGCGGCCGTGCTGCGTCCAGACCCCGACGGCAACCTCGACAAATACCGCGGCCGTGCCGCCCAGCACAGCGCCCACCGCCAGTCCGGCGGAGGTGGACATGTTGGCGGCAGGCGCACCCGTCGCCGGCCAGGACTTCCAAATGGCATTACCCGCCGGCGTCGCATCCGAGCAGGGGCTGCAGATCAAGACCATCTGGGCGGCCCGCGCCATCAGCGTGCTCTTTCCCCAGATCAGCACCATCTACGGGTTTCGGCAGGATCCCCTGAAGTGGCATCCCAACGGGTTGGCGATCGACGTGATGATCCCCGACCATGGCTCCCCCGCCGGTGTCGAGCTCGGCAACCAGATCGCCGGGTATGCCCTGGCGAACGCCAAACGCTGGGGCGTGCTCCATGTGATCTGGCGGCAGAAGCTCTACCCGGGCATCGGCGCCCCGAGCTGGACGGCGGATTACGGCTCCGAAACCCTCAACCACTACGACCACGTCCATATCGCCACCGACGGCGGCGGATACCCCACCGGGCAGGAAAGCTACTTCATCGGATCCATGCGGCCGATGCCGCCACAGTGA
- a CDS encoding glycogen/starch/alpha-glucan phosphorylase, with translation MSSEALRQAIEDHLRYSLGRPATLLQPKHYYRALALAVRDRMQRRWIETTQTYLNLSRKVACYLSAEFLLGPHLGNNLLNLQLEGQARTALAALGQDLDEVLACEEEPGLGNGGLGRLAACYLDSLATLERPAIGYGIRYEFGIFDQEIHDGWQVEKTDNWLADGNPWEIAKPELNYQVGWGGRTESYTDGRGRYRVRWIPQRAAKGVYYGTPIQGYGVNTCNTLTLWSARAIQSLALDAFNAGDYYRAVDDQVVSETLTKVLYPNDQPEVGKQLRLAQQYFFVSCSLQDMLHLLEDFAGLPVRELSNRVAIQLNDTHPSIAVAELMRLLVDERDLDWDEAWQITVASLAYTNHTLLPEALETWPLSMFQRFLPRHLEIIYEINRRFLDQVRARFPGDEDRVRRMSLIDEDGDRRIRMAHLATVGSHAVNGVAALHSELLKTTVLKDFYDMWPERFSNKTNGATPRRFVALANPGLRRLLDQRLGEGWLRDLDRLHALAPLAGDPALQQQWRAVKRENKARLSDYVRANTGIALDPDWLFDIQVKRIHEYKRQHLNLLHIITAYYRLKQRPDLEIMPRAYIFGGKAAPGYTMAKLIIKLVNSVAETVNADRDVNDRMKVAFIPNFNVQNAQVIYPAADLSEQISTAGKEASGTGNMKFMMNGALTIGTLDGANVEIREQVGAENFFLFGLTVQEVQRVLGQGYRPRDYIAESGELTAVLGLIADGRFSRGDTEVFAPLIANLTDHDPFLVIADYADYLRAQREVDATWRDTESWTRKSILNSAHSGKFSSDRAIAEYCDDIWNITPVPIGSPND, from the coding sequence ATGAGTTCGGAGGCCCTTCGTCAGGCCATCGAAGACCACCTGCGCTACTCACTCGGCCGCCCGGCCACCCTGTTGCAGCCGAAGCATTACTACCGCGCCTTGGCGCTGGCCGTGCGCGACCGGATGCAGCGGCGGTGGATCGAGACCACTCAGACCTATCTCAACCTTTCCCGCAAGGTGGCGTGTTATCTGTCGGCGGAGTTCCTGCTCGGCCCGCACCTGGGCAACAACCTGCTCAACCTGCAACTCGAGGGCCAGGCCCGCACCGCGTTGGCCGCGCTGGGCCAAGACCTCGACGAAGTGCTGGCCTGCGAGGAGGAGCCGGGATTGGGCAACGGCGGGCTGGGCCGGCTGGCGGCCTGCTACCTGGACTCACTGGCCACCCTGGAGCGTCCGGCCATCGGTTATGGCATCCGCTATGAGTTCGGCATTTTCGACCAGGAAATCCACGACGGCTGGCAGGTCGAGAAAACCGACAACTGGCTGGCCGACGGCAATCCGTGGGAGATCGCCAAGCCCGAACTGAACTACCAAGTCGGCTGGGGCGGCCGCACCGAGTCCTACACCGACGGGCGGGGCAGGTACCGGGTGCGCTGGATCCCGCAGCGCGCCGCCAAGGGCGTCTACTACGGCACGCCCATCCAGGGTTACGGGGTCAACACCTGCAACACCCTGACCCTGTGGAGCGCCCGCGCCATCCAGTCGCTGGCCCTGGACGCATTCAACGCCGGCGACTACTACCGGGCCGTGGATGACCAGGTGGTGTCCGAAACCCTCACCAAGGTGCTCTACCCCAATGATCAGCCGGAAGTCGGTAAGCAACTGCGGCTGGCCCAGCAGTATTTCTTCGTGTCCTGCTCGCTGCAGGACATGCTGCACCTGCTGGAAGACTTCGCCGGTCTGCCCGTCCGGGAACTCTCGAACCGGGTCGCGATACAACTCAACGACACCCACCCCTCGATCGCCGTCGCCGAGCTGATGCGGCTGCTCGTCGACGAGCGCGACCTCGACTGGGACGAGGCATGGCAGATCACCGTGGCCTCGCTGGCCTACACCAACCACACCCTGCTGCCCGAAGCGCTCGAAACCTGGCCGCTGTCAATGTTTCAACGATTCTTGCCGCGGCACCTGGAGATCATCTACGAGATCAACCGCCGCTTCCTCGACCAGGTACGCGCGCGGTTCCCCGGTGACGAGGACCGCGTCCGGCGGATGTCGCTGATCGACGAGGACGGCGACCGGCGAATTCGGATGGCGCACCTGGCCACCGTCGGCAGCCATGCCGTCAACGGTGTCGCGGCATTGCACTCCGAACTACTGAAAACCACTGTGCTCAAAGACTTCTACGACATGTGGCCGGAGCGCTTCAGCAACAAGACCAACGGGGCGACACCGCGCCGGTTCGTCGCCCTGGCCAATCCCGGCCTGCGCAGACTGCTCGATCAGCGGCTCGGAGAGGGGTGGTTGCGCGACTTGGACCGGTTGCATGCGCTGGCTCCCTTGGCGGGTGATCCCGCACTGCAGCAGCAGTGGCGGGCCGTCAAGCGGGAGAACAAGGCGCGGCTATCGGACTATGTACGAGCCAACACCGGTATCGCCCTGGATCCGGACTGGCTTTTCGATATCCAGGTCAAGCGCATTCACGAATACAAGCGCCAGCACCTCAACCTGCTGCACATCATCACCGCCTACTACCGGCTCAAGCAGCGACCGGATCTCGAAATAATGCCGCGCGCATACATTTTCGGCGGCAAGGCGGCACCCGGTTACACAATGGCAAAACTCATCATCAAGCTGGTCAATTCCGTCGCGGAAACGGTCAACGCGGATCGCGACGTCAACGACCGCATGAAGGTGGCGTTCATCCCGAACTTCAACGTGCAAAACGCCCAAGTGATCTATCCGGCAGCAGATCTCTCCGAGCAGATCTCGACGGCCGGCAAAGAAGCATCGGGCACCGGGAATATGAAATTCATGATGAACGGGGCGCTGACCATCGGCACCCTCGACGGCGCCAACGTCGAGATCCGCGAGCAGGTCGGTGCGGAGAACTTCTTCCTCTTCGGGCTGACCGTGCAAGAGGTGCAACGGGTGCTCGGCCAAGGCTATCGGCCCAGGGACTACATCGCCGAAAGCGGGGAGCTCACAGCAGTTCTCGGCCTGATCGCCGACGGGCGGTTCTCGCGCGGCGACACCGAGGTGTTCGCCCCGCTGATCGCCAACCTGACCGACCACGATCCGTTCTTGGTCATCGCCGACTACGCCGACTATCTGCGCGCCCAGCGGGAGGTCGACGCCACCTGGCGGGACACCGAAAGCTGGACCCGCAAGTCCATCCTCAACTCCGCGCATAGCGGAAAGTTCTCCTCGGACCGGGCGATCGCCGAGTACTGCGACGACATCTGGAACATCACGCCGGTGCCGATCGGATCCCCGAACGACTGA
- a CDS encoding SCO6745 family protein, protein MQREPELAHRLYDRFEPVHAVTYFAPEARAALTNLGYRGFWMGYFAARSAPLGQVPPEVVSAVFYNFALARVAKALPAAWEIAGPHLALRARAESAVAALRRYGLTDDDENVRTAARLAGSAARRARVDGRPLFAANRALPWPEDPVAALWHATTLLREHRGDGHVAVLVAAGISGRESNVLHCAADAVPRDYIMQTRHYDDAEWRACQQSLVDRGLLDEDGSPTPAGRDVKNHIEATTDALGLHAYDALDDGELEALLQALTPIARTVIDGGDMPAVTPMRLRRDF, encoded by the coding sequence ATGCAACGCGAACCTGAGCTCGCCCATCGTCTGTACGATCGCTTCGAGCCCGTCCACGCCGTGACGTACTTCGCGCCGGAGGCGCGTGCGGCCCTGACAAATCTCGGTTACCGCGGGTTTTGGATGGGTTACTTCGCTGCTCGGTCGGCCCCGCTGGGCCAGGTGCCACCCGAAGTCGTGAGCGCGGTGTTCTACAACTTCGCCCTTGCGCGGGTGGCCAAGGCGCTACCGGCGGCGTGGGAGATCGCGGGGCCGCACCTTGCGTTGCGAGCGCGCGCCGAGTCGGCGGTGGCGGCGCTGCGACGGTACGGACTCACCGACGACGACGAAAACGTGCGCACCGCAGCCCGATTAGCGGGTAGCGCTGCGCGGCGGGCGCGAGTCGACGGCCGGCCGCTGTTCGCCGCCAACCGCGCCCTGCCCTGGCCCGAGGATCCGGTGGCCGCGCTGTGGCATGCGACAACGCTGCTGCGCGAGCATCGCGGCGACGGGCACGTAGCGGTGCTGGTCGCCGCCGGTATCTCCGGACGAGAGTCCAACGTGTTGCACTGCGCGGCCGACGCGGTGCCCCGCGACTACATCATGCAGACCCGCCACTACGACGACGCCGAGTGGCGCGCATGCCAGCAGAGCCTGGTCGACCGCGGCCTACTCGACGAGGACGGTTCCCCGACACCCGCCGGACGCGATGTGAAGAACCACATCGAGGCCACCACCGACGCGCTGGGGTTGCACGCATACGACGCGCTGGACGACGGCGAGCTCGAGGCGTTGCTGCAGGCGCTGACCCCGATCGCGCGGACGGTGATCGACGGCGGTGACATGCCGGCCGTCACGCCGATGAGACTGCGACGGGATTTCTAG
- a CDS encoding MFS transporter, with the protein MSASAQTGTITTQVPARLDRLPWGRFHWRVVIGLGGVWILDGLEVTMVGNVSSRLTEHGSGIELNAADIGLAASFYIAGACLGALFFGHLTDRFGRRNLFLLTLAVYLIATVATAFAFAPWYFFLTRFFTGSGIGGEYAAINSAIDELIPARVRGRVDLVINGTYWLGSAAGAAGALVVLDTSNFPPNIGWRLAFGVGAIFGIFVLLVRRNVPESPRWLFIHGREHEAERIVGEIEGEVERDTGQPLPEPQGRPLKVRQRHTISFWEIARVAFTLYPRRAVLGLALFIGQAFLYNGVTFNLGTLLSGFYGVASAHVPVFFIVWALSNFVGPLVLGRLFDTIGRKPMITFSYIGSAVVAVVLAALFVTGTGGVWTFIIVLAVAFFLASAGASAAYLTVSEIFPMETRALAIAFFYATGTAIGGISGPLLFGQLINSGQRSQVFWSFLIGAVVMAAAGLVELWLGVAAERRPLEELALPLTVADAEQDEEPTDARDRQRAGTAPVHDDDPHGGHAERP; encoded by the coding sequence ATGAGTGCGAGCGCGCAAACCGGAACCATCACCACCCAGGTGCCGGCACGCCTGGACCGGCTGCCCTGGGGGCGGTTCCACTGGCGCGTCGTCATCGGCCTGGGCGGCGTATGGATTCTCGATGGCCTCGAAGTCACGATGGTCGGCAACGTGTCGTCACGCCTGACCGAGCACGGTAGCGGTATCGAGCTCAACGCCGCAGACATCGGCTTGGCAGCGTCGTTCTATATCGCCGGGGCCTGCCTGGGCGCATTGTTCTTCGGTCACCTGACCGACCGGTTCGGCCGGCGGAATCTGTTTCTGCTCACCCTCGCGGTGTACTTGATCGCAACCGTCGCAACGGCTTTCGCGTTTGCGCCGTGGTATTTCTTCCTGACGCGCTTTTTCACCGGCTCGGGCATCGGCGGCGAGTATGCCGCCATCAATTCCGCGATCGACGAGCTGATCCCGGCGCGGGTGCGCGGTCGGGTGGATTTGGTGATCAACGGGACCTACTGGCTGGGGTCGGCTGCCGGGGCGGCTGGCGCCCTCGTGGTGCTGGACACGTCGAACTTCCCGCCGAACATCGGATGGCGGCTCGCCTTCGGTGTGGGCGCCATCTTCGGGATTTTCGTTCTGCTTGTCCGGCGCAACGTTCCGGAAAGCCCCCGCTGGTTGTTCATTCACGGGCGCGAGCACGAAGCCGAGCGGATCGTCGGCGAGATAGAGGGCGAAGTCGAGCGCGATACCGGCCAACCGCTGCCCGAGCCGCAAGGGCGACCACTCAAAGTACGTCAGCGCCATACGATTTCGTTCTGGGAGATTGCCAGGGTGGCGTTCACGCTCTATCCGCGGCGCGCGGTCCTCGGCTTGGCGCTGTTCATCGGGCAGGCGTTTCTCTACAACGGTGTGACGTTCAACCTCGGCACCCTGTTGAGCGGTTTCTACGGGGTGGCGTCCGCACACGTGCCGGTGTTCTTCATCGTGTGGGCGCTCAGTAATTTCGTCGGCCCCCTGGTGCTCGGGCGGCTGTTCGACACGATCGGCCGCAAACCCATGATCACCTTCTCTTACATCGGGTCGGCTGTGGTGGCCGTGGTGCTCGCGGCGCTGTTCGTGACCGGCACTGGCGGCGTCTGGACATTCATCATCGTGCTGGCGGTGGCCTTCTTCCTGGCCTCGGCGGGGGCCAGCGCCGCCTACCTGACCGTCAGTGAGATCTTCCCGATGGAGACACGGGCGCTGGCGATCGCGTTTTTCTACGCGACCGGCACCGCGATCGGCGGCATCAGCGGCCCGTTGTTGTTCGGTCAGCTGATCAATTCCGGCCAGCGCAGCCAGGTGTTCTGGTCGTTCCTCATCGGCGCCGTGGTGATGGCCGCCGCCGGCCTGGTCGAGCTGTGGCTCGGGGTGGCAGCGGAACGGCGCCCGCTCGAAGAACTGGCGTTGCCGCTGACGGTGGCCGACGCCGAGCAGGACGAAGAACCGACGGATGCCCGGGATCGTCAGCGGGCGGGCACAGCGCCGGTGCACGACGATGATCCGCACGGTGGTCACGCAGAACGACCCTGA
- a CDS encoding serine/threonine protein kinase PknE — MGDTTADSREGSQFGQYRLRRLVGRGAMGDVYEAEDTVRERVVALKLMSPTLSSDPVFRTRMQREARTAGRLHEPHVVPIHDYGEIDGQLYVDMRLIDGKDLAAILKRYGPLTPPRAVAVVRQIGSALDAAHAAGVTHRDVKPENILVSGDDFAYLVDFGIASATSDEKLTQLGSTVGTLYYMAPERFANTEVTYRADIYALACVLYECLTGSPPYRGDQLSVMGAHLSQAIPRPSAARPGIPAAFDQVIARGMAKDPADRYATCGDLSAAAYAALATPDQDRATDILQRSQVAQLPAAAVGQPAAGFAPPMPTPSTPAAQPAGWSPPTPPGSPVPTGAPQPTPWTGATGWGTGYPGTAGAPPWGQPPVQPSGGGGAPWLWVGVAVAVVVAVAAGLGIVVAKPWRSSAPRPGPTSPPAADAVELRVLNDGVFVGSSAAATTIDIFNEPICPPCGAFIRSYASDIETAVADKKLAVRYHLLNFLDDQSHTKNYSTRAVAASYCVADQNDPKVYSDFYAALFGSDFQPQEGAASDRTDAELAHLAQTVGANTTAISCIKSGSDRGTAQSKAAAASETLATFSANGTPFVWDGKKAVDLQNSSWLTRLTG; from the coding sequence ATGGGTGATACGACCGCGGATTCGCGGGAGGGTTCGCAGTTCGGTCAGTATCGGCTGCGGCGGCTGGTCGGTCGCGGCGCCATGGGCGACGTCTATGAGGCCGAAGACACCGTGCGCGAGCGCGTCGTGGCGCTGAAGCTCATGTCGCCGACGCTGTCCAGCGATCCGGTATTCCGCACCCGTATGCAGCGCGAAGCCCGCACCGCCGGGCGGCTACACGAACCGCACGTGGTGCCGATTCACGACTACGGCGAAATCGACGGGCAGCTCTACGTGGACATGCGCCTGATCGACGGCAAGGACCTGGCCGCCATATTGAAGCGCTACGGTCCGCTGACCCCGCCGCGGGCCGTGGCGGTGGTGCGCCAGATCGGCTCCGCGCTCGATGCCGCACACGCTGCCGGGGTGACACATCGCGACGTGAAGCCGGAAAACATCTTGGTCAGTGGTGACGACTTCGCCTACCTTGTCGATTTCGGGATCGCCAGCGCCACCTCCGACGAAAAGCTGACGCAGCTGGGCAGCACGGTCGGCACCCTCTACTACATGGCGCCGGAGCGGTTCGCCAACACCGAGGTCACCTATCGGGCCGACATCTATGCCTTGGCCTGCGTGCTGTACGAGTGTTTGACCGGCTCACCACCGTATCGAGGCGACCAGCTCAGCGTCATGGGCGCACACCTGAGTCAGGCCATCCCGAGGCCCAGCGCCGCACGGCCCGGCATCCCGGCCGCCTTCGACCAGGTGATCGCCCGCGGCATGGCCAAGGATCCGGCCGACCGATACGCCACCTGCGGGGACCTGTCCGCGGCCGCCTACGCGGCGCTGGCCACCCCCGACCAGGACCGGGCCACCGACATCTTGCAGCGCAGCCAGGTAGCCCAACTGCCGGCCGCGGCCGTCGGCCAGCCGGCCGCGGGTTTCGCGCCCCCGATGCCTACGCCGTCGACTCCCGCTGCACAGCCCGCCGGGTGGTCCCCGCCGACTCCGCCCGGGTCGCCGGTCCCGACGGGTGCACCGCAGCCCACGCCGTGGACCGGCGCCACCGGATGGGGCACCGGGTATCCCGGGACCGCCGGGGCACCACCGTGGGGTCAACCGCCGGTCCAGCCCTCTGGTGGCGGCGGCGCGCCCTGGTTGTGGGTGGGCGTTGCGGTGGCGGTCGTAGTAGCCGTCGCGGCAGGACTGGGCATCGTCGTTGCCAAGCCGTGGCGGTCGTCGGCACCGCGGCCGGGGCCCACGTCGCCGCCGGCGGCCGACGCGGTTGAGCTTCGGGTGCTCAATGACGGCGTCTTTGTCGGCAGTTCCGCCGCCGCGACAACGATCGACATTTTCAACGAGCCGATCTGCCCGCCTTGCGGCGCTTTCATCAGGTCGTATGCGAGCGACATTGAAACCGCGGTGGCCGATAAGAAGCTCGCGGTGCGCTATCACCTGCTCAACTTCCTCGACGACCAATCGCACACCAAGAATTACTCGACGCGTGCGGTGGCGGCCTCATACTGCGTCGCGGACCAAAATGATCCGAAGGTCTACAGCGATTTCTATGCCGCCTTGTTCGGCAGCGACTTCCAGCCCCAGGAAGGCGCCGCCTCCGACCGCACCGACGCCGAACTGGCACATCTGGCCCAGACCGTGGGCGCCAACACCACAGCGATCAGCTGCATCAAGTCAGGAAGTGACCGTGGCACCGCCCAGTCGAAGGCGGCCGCTGCCAGCGAGACCCTCGCCACGTTCAGCGCCAATGGGACCCCATTCGTGTGGGACGGCAAGAAGGCCGTGGATCTGCAGAATTCGAGCTGGCTGACCAGGCTGACCGGATGA
- the mmaA2 gene encoding cyclopropane mycolic acid synthase MmaA2: MAGQLTPHFDDVQAHYDLSDDFFRLFLDPTQTYSCAYFERDDMTLEQAQLAKIDLSLGKLGLQPGMTLLDVGCGWGATMRRAIEKYGVNVVGLTLSKNQAAHVQKTFDELDSPRSRTVLLAGWEQFDEPVDRIVSIGAFEHFGHDRHADFFARAYQMLPADGAMLLHTITGLTMQQMVDAGLPLTLWLARFLKFIQTEIFPGGHPPTIEMVGEQSAKAGFTLTRRQSLRLHYARTLDLWAEALQAHQDEAIAIQSEEVYERYMKYLTGCAKLFRDGYIDVNQFTLQK, encoded by the coding sequence ATGGCTGGACAGCTGACGCCGCATTTCGACGACGTGCAGGCGCACTACGATTTGTCCGACGACTTCTTCCGGCTGTTCCTGGACCCGACCCAGACCTACAGCTGCGCCTACTTCGAGCGTGACGACATGACGCTGGAGCAGGCCCAGCTCGCCAAGATCGACTTGTCGCTGGGCAAGCTGGGCCTGCAGCCGGGCATGACGCTGCTCGACGTCGGCTGCGGCTGGGGCGCCACCATGCGCCGGGCCATCGAAAAGTACGGCGTGAACGTCGTCGGCCTGACGTTGTCGAAAAACCAGGCCGCCCACGTCCAGAAAACCTTCGACGAGCTCGACAGCCCGCGCAGCCGGACGGTGTTGCTCGCGGGCTGGGAGCAGTTCGACGAGCCCGTCGACCGCATCGTGTCCATCGGCGCCTTCGAGCACTTCGGCCACGACCGTCACGCGGACTTCTTCGCGCGGGCATACCAGATGCTGCCCGCCGACGGCGCCATGCTGCTGCACACCATCACCGGACTGACCATGCAGCAGATGGTCGATGCCGGCCTGCCGCTCACCTTGTGGTTGGCCCGCTTCCTGAAGTTCATCCAGACCGAGATCTTCCCGGGCGGTCATCCGCCGACGATCGAGATGGTGGGGGAGCAGTCGGCCAAGGCGGGCTTCACCCTGACGCGGCGCCAGTCACTGCGACTGCATTACGCGCGGACCCTGGACTTGTGGGCCGAGGCGTTGCAGGCGCACCAGGACGAGGCCATCGCGATCCAGTCCGAAGAGGTCTACGAGCGCTACATGAAGTACCTGACCGGCTGCGCCAAGCTGTTTCGCGACGGCTACATCGACGTCAACCAGTTCACCTTGCAGAAGTAG
- a CDS encoding acyltransferase family protein encodes MPATQFDAAATAHHTPADRDRAVDVARLGALVVVMFGHCALLLATIDSHGVRIANLLGELPALTPITWLVQVMPLFFLAGGAAGAYGWHAGAPWGTWLFTRAQRLCRPVFWYLACWVTALLAVRVTLGAESAVALGRECVALLWFLGVYLVVLAFVPVLTRLRTGRGVAAVVASLLAAATAVDQIRFAAGTPESGVANFLIVWLIPVVIGVGYARRLIGPRIALVAAGCAFTAQLKLALTSAYDVSLVVTGAERMSNVSPPTLLLALHCTWMSCAFVAAAGAIRRWAARPRVWHVVAVGNGGAMTLYLWHIPSIAVAAVALHAAGLDAYEVHAPGFWARLALRAIVFTIVMAGVFRLLAPLEHRRLPWWDGPVQATGVRSVAAGVLVVAAGVALVALAKNGLGGVEGWTALGCFLAALLAARTSSGPVSWPTPAGRQSGSPYSSNQ; translated from the coding sequence ATGCCCGCGACCCAATTCGATGCCGCCGCCACCGCGCACCACACTCCCGCCGACCGCGACCGCGCCGTCGACGTCGCCCGCCTCGGCGCGCTCGTCGTCGTGATGTTCGGGCACTGCGCCCTGCTGCTTGCCACCATCGACTCCCACGGCGTCCGGATCGCCAACCTGCTCGGTGAGCTACCGGCGCTAACCCCAATCACCTGGCTGGTTCAGGTGATGCCGCTGTTCTTCCTGGCGGGCGGCGCCGCGGGCGCCTACGGCTGGCACGCCGGCGCCCCGTGGGGCACCTGGCTGTTCACCCGGGCGCAGCGCCTGTGCCGGCCCGTGTTCTGGTACCTCGCCTGCTGGGTGACAGCGCTGCTGGCGGTGCGGGTGACGCTCGGCGCGGAGTCGGCGGTGGCACTGGGACGCGAGTGCGTCGCGCTGCTGTGGTTTCTCGGCGTCTACCTCGTGGTGCTCGCATTCGTGCCGGTGTTGACGCGGCTGCGGACGGGTCGCGGGGTCGCGGCCGTGGTCGCGTCGCTGCTGGCGGCGGCAACCGCGGTCGACCAGATCCGGTTCGCCGCGGGCACTCCCGAATCGGGCGTGGCGAACTTCTTGATCGTGTGGCTGATCCCGGTGGTCATCGGTGTCGGCTACGCACGGCGGCTGATCGGCCCGCGGATCGCGCTCGTGGCAGCTGGCTGCGCGTTCACCGCACAACTCAAGCTCGCCCTCACCAGCGCCTATGACGTCTCGCTGGTGGTGACGGGTGCCGAACGGATGTCCAACGTGTCGCCGCCGACGTTGCTGCTTGCGCTGCACTGCACGTGGATGTCGTGCGCGTTCGTCGCCGCCGCGGGAGCCATCCGGCGGTGGGCGGCTCGACCGCGCGTCTGGCACGTCGTCGCGGTGGGTAACGGGGGAGCGATGACGCTCTACCTCTGGCACATCCCGTCGATCGCGGTTGCCGCGGTTGCCCTGCACGCCGCGGGTCTCGACGCATACGAGGTGCACGCGCCCGGGTTCTGGGCTCGTCTGGCACTGCGCGCGATTGTCTTCACCATCGTCATGGCCGGGGTGTTTCGGCTGCTCGCACCGCTCGAGCACCGGCGGCTGCCGTGGTGGGACGGGCCGGTTCAGGCCACCGGGGTCCGTTCGGTCGCCGCCGGTGTGCTGGTGGTCGCGGCGGGTGTGGCGCTCGTCGCGCTGGCCAAGAACGGGCTCGGCGGTGTCGAGGGCTGGACAGCGCTGGGATGCTTCCTGGCGGCGTTGCTGGCTGCCCGTACGAGCTCGGGTCCGGTGTCGTGGCCGACGCCGGCCGGGCGTCAATCGGGTTCGCCGTACTCGTCGAACCAGTAG